The nucleotide sequence ATTTAGCTTGAGCTTCCTGAAGGGATTACtcagttgttttttccttttttttgagTGAATCGATAGGAACCTCTTAACTTAAAATTCAAACCCAAAGTGATGAATATGGTGCACATTCCTAAAGGTCTGGCTTTTGTAGATAGAGTTCAGTACAGAGAAGATTTGCTTTGGAGGTTCCAGAGAGAgcggcagagacagagagcactAAACACTAAAGCACAGCCAAGGGGTTACTTGCTTTTACTTACACAGATACCACTGCACTCACTCACTGCAGAGCTTACTTCTTCTTCCCGCCTAAtgacatattttcagtttttttcttctgtgccTCATTGAACAAAAGACACACCTTTATGTTAGCAAGTGGTTTGATgggtgtgtatgcatgtgtgtccatgcactgtatgtgtgtgtgtgtgtgtgtatgtgtgtgtgtgtgtgcgtgtgtgtgtgtgtgtgtgtgtgtgtgtgtgtgtttgtgagtgtgtgaatgtgtgcgtgcgtgtgtgtgtgtgtgtgtgtgtgtgtgtgtgtgtgtgtgtgtgtgtgtgaccccaCCCATGTGAAATTGCAAGACCGATCATTCATAGGGTTTGGTAGCTCCAGGTGAAAAGCTTAGATGACAATTAGCTTGGATCTGTTGACTAAATACCTCCTTCTCATTGCAGGCATCCTGTTACTGCTATTGCTTTAACCCTTTACCCTTTGATTAAGCACCTTAAATGCTAGGGTTGAAGTCtcctccaaattaaattaaatttggtGTGTCCACCCACGCAAAAATGCTTGTTTGCAACCATAAAGGAGTGTTACTTTTGgcttttgacactttttttctgtcacttttttccTATTTATGCTTATTATTCCTATTTATAACTATCTGCAAGTATTTGCAGGCTTAAACCTGTCTTTATTTTAGCCTTGTTCACTGTATCCTATAGTGCCACAATAACAAAAAGCAATATTGTGataatttcagtttaatttcagttttttaaaaacattatttatgttgCCAAATTGCACATTGTGACACATCTATGTTTAGTGTTCACAGTGTTCTGTTTTCTATAGTATCATAGAGAATATATGACTAGTGACAGGTGATTTATTCCAACTCATCTGTCATCTCTTGAAAAAAGGTAGCTTGACCGTGCATTTCCcccatagatagatagatagatagatagatagatagatagatagatagatagatagatagatagatagatagatagataaatagatagatagatagatagatagatagatagatagatagatagatagatagatagatagatagatagatagatagatagatagatagatagatagatagatagatagatagatagatagatagatagatagatagatagatagatagatgaaaaTAATAGGTTCTACCTCTGTCATGGCATCGTCTATCTGTTTCAGCTCCTCATAGTGGTCACGAGAGTCTCTCAAAGGCTGAACCATGATCTCTTCAATCTGAGGGAAAAGCTGTCGGAAAACACCACAGTGTTTAAAGGACATACACTTTAAATCAAGTGTTCATAAAGGCACACATCGGTTGACAGCTGGTCCTACCTTCATGACAGTTTCAAACATTGGGATGAGGACAAACTTGATAAATCCAATCTGAGCAGTGGGTTTGGTGACTTTATCTCTGTCCATGAAGGGGGCTACAGGGAGACCCTCAGACTTCTCCCTGTCACTCTGGGAACCATAGAAGGGGAAATATTATCATTTGATGCAGTAAGTTTCACTTATCGTTGCTTACAATGTAAAGAATCCTTAAACTTGAGTTGACTTCATGGAGGAAGATCATGGATTTAGGCATAAAGTGAATGTTTAGGATGAGGTCACCTGCATGAAGTACTCCTCCAATAGACAGTCCACCCATGGCTCGGCTACCTCAGTTGGCCTGACTTCGTTGGAAATATCACAGCACTTGATCAAAACCATCTTcagctgaaaacacaaacacacacatgtaaaaaaaacaacaaaaaaaacaccaccacacacacacacacacacacacacacacacacacacacacacacacacacacacacacacacacacacacacacacacacacacacacacacacacacacacacacacacatacacataacagAATATAAAGGAGAAATGGATTCATTTCCACATTTTCCACTGTATTTCTGTAACCACTTTCTCAATTACGCTAATACAATCCCTGTGGCTTCTGCTCATTGTAACACACTCAAAAGGGTAAATTCCTTCTTTTGCTGAGGTCAAATGTATAGCACAGTACAGTAAACAGCTGGTGTCAGCTGGAGATGTAATGTGATCTTGTCAGGCACAAAGTATACATACACATGTCACATGCTCTTCATTGGTGAAGTCAAAGTTGTCCACTTTTTGCTTAAAGGAGTCCAGAATCTCCCCGTGTCTGGCCATGTCAGTGGCCAGAATGAGGGTGATAATTGCCTGGAGacataaaagaaaagtcaaagtCTAATGGTTTGCATGAAAACTGGTTTAGATTTTAAGTTAAATAGCCTTTAGATAAGTGTGACAAGAAAGTCAAATTACAATTGAACGTAATGTGTTTGTCATAAATCTGAATTAATTCTGCCTTTCCTGCTCACTAGCGAGACTTTTACATGCATTTTTCACCTGTCGAATCTGTTTGAATGCCTCAGGATCCACATTTGCAAAGATATTGCACTCAGGAAGAGAGAGGATCTGGAAGGCCACAGCACAGTGATGGTTCTCCAGTGGAGAGATGTCGTTGTATCGCACCGCCAGCTCTGTGCGGGCATTGATTTGGTAACTGATAGATCGATGACATGGATGAAACAGATGGACTTAAGATGAATGGATATATTCTCACGGTTTCCTCGATAAGAGAGGTTCTCACCTGCCAAGACTCCAACATGATCATCTAAATCGGTGTGTTTTCATACCTAAACTCTCACCATGCTGAACTAGTTTCACAGTTCATTGACAACAGTGTTATGTAAAAGATGTCAAAACATACTGGGGTCAACGCTCTATCTTTCGACACCCCTACAGACAGAATAGCGAGTCTTACGTGTTGTTGTAGCCGGGGTGGTCCAGGTCATGACACACTGCAGCTGTCATTAAAATGCCCATATCTGTGAGAGTCAGCTTCTCCTAGATAACAGTATTGATCAAAGGAGTAGCattacaaaatgcaaaatgccCAATGTTACATAATTTTGTAAAAGTGTATGTTGAATGGTAGATGATTCACTTGATATCCTACCCACAAACATACACCTCACCTGTAGGTTGCAGAGGTGAATCATGCCATACATCATCTGACTCACGCAGAAGCAGTG is from Scomber scombrus chromosome 5, fScoSco1.1, whole genome shotgun sequence and encodes:
- the pde9ac gene encoding high affinity cGMP-specific 3',5'-cyclic phosphodiesterase 9A, which codes for MGSSSSSYAPKTIYLDVDGKVQKVVFSRHCSPCDIKELLCSSSNIPRNTAIMMVDPEGALVSIDPTMPTNSPNSLYKVVPLSTGQLGEKEDMFQNVLSQVAEQFSRAFRINELKTEVTNRLAMLEKRVELEGLKVVEIEKCKNDLKKLRDEMTSRGGGRVNCPCKYNFSDDGKKVTPRRDVPNYPKYTLSQETIEALKKPTFDVWHWEHNEMLSCLEYMYHDLGLVKEFNMNPITLKRWLLAIQENYRNNPFHNFRHCFCVSQMMYGMIHLCNLQEKLTLTDMGILMTAAVCHDLDHPGYNNTYQINARTELAVRYNDISPLENHHCAVAFQILSLPECNIFANVDPEAFKQIRQAIITLILATDMARHGEILDSFKQKVDNFDFTNEEHVTCLKMVLIKCCDISNEVRPTEVAEPWVDCLLEEYFMQSDREKSEGLPVAPFMDRDKVTKPTAQIGFIKFVLIPMFETVMKLFPQIEEIMVQPLRDSRDHYEELKQIDDAMTEAQKKKTENMSLGGKKK